Proteins encoded by one window of Enterobacter pseudoroggenkampii:
- the urtC gene encoding urea ABC transporter permease subunit UrtC, whose amino-acid sequence MSQPLTLTLARKAPRTTQLAGSLLVVCLLILPFFALLPATHPLALSTWMLTLIGKILCYAIVAVALDLVWGYAGMLSLGHGIFFALGGYAMGMYLMRQAAGDGLPAFMSFLSWSELPWFWWGTQHFAWALVLIVMVPGLLALVFGWFAFRSKIKGVYFSIMTQALTYAGMLLFFRNETGFGGNNGFTGFTTLLGFSVTETTTRIALFLATVLLLLLALGTGFALAKSKFGRILTAVRDAENRLTFCGYDPRGFKLLVWTLSAVLCGLAGALYVPQVGIINPGEMSPTNSIEAAIWVALGGRGTLVGPVIGAALVNGAKSFFTVAMPEYWQLFLGLIFIAVTLFLPRGVYGLFRKGDK is encoded by the coding sequence ATGAGCCAGCCACTGACCTTAACGCTGGCGCGCAAAGCGCCACGCACAACGCAACTTGCAGGCAGCCTGCTGGTGGTGTGTCTGCTGATATTACCGTTTTTCGCCTTACTGCCTGCGACGCATCCGCTGGCGCTGTCGACCTGGATGCTGACGCTGATTGGCAAGATCCTCTGCTACGCCATCGTTGCGGTGGCGCTGGATCTGGTGTGGGGCTATGCCGGGATGCTGTCGCTTGGGCACGGGATCTTCTTCGCGCTGGGCGGCTACGCGATGGGGATGTACCTGATGCGCCAGGCCGCGGGCGACGGTCTGCCCGCGTTTATGTCGTTCCTCTCCTGGAGCGAGCTGCCGTGGTTCTGGTGGGGAACCCAGCATTTTGCCTGGGCGCTGGTGCTGATTGTGATGGTGCCGGGCCTGCTGGCGCTGGTGTTTGGCTGGTTTGCCTTCCGCTCAAAGATCAAAGGGGTCTACTTCTCGATTATGACCCAGGCGCTGACCTATGCCGGGATGCTGCTGTTCTTTCGCAACGAAACCGGCTTTGGCGGCAATAACGGCTTTACCGGCTTCACCACGCTGCTCGGGTTTTCGGTGACGGAAACGACCACCCGTATCGCGCTGTTTCTGGCCACCGTGCTGTTGCTGCTCCTGGCCCTGGGCACAGGGTTTGCGCTGGCGAAGAGCAAGTTTGGCCGCATCCTGACCGCCGTTCGCGATGCCGAAAATCGGCTGACGTTTTGCGGCTACGATCCGCGCGGGTTCAAGCTGCTGGTCTGGACGCTCTCTGCCGTGCTGTGCGGCCTGGCGGGGGCGCTGTACGTCCCGCAGGTAGGTATTATCAACCCTGGCGAAATGTCGCCGACAAACTCGATAGAAGCGGCCATCTGGGTTGCGCTGGGCGGGCGCGGCACGTTGGTGGGGCCGGTGATTGGCGCGGCGCTGGTGAATGGGGCGAAAAGTTTCTTCACCGTCGCGATGCCGGAATACTGGCAGCTGTTTCTGGGGTTGATTTTTATCGCCGTCACGCTGTTTTTACCGCGCGGCGTCTATGGTCTGTTTCGAAAGGGAGATAAATAA
- the urtA gene encoding urea ABC transporter substrate-binding protein, which produces MQRRTLLKAFALSASVVAMGMSFGVQAADTIKVGIMHSLSGTMAISETPLKDVALMTIDEINAKGGVLGKKLEPVVVDPASNWPLFAEKARQLLSQDKVAVVFGCWTSVSRKSVLPVFEELNGLLFYPVQYEGEEMSPNVFYTGAAPNQQAIPAVEYLMSEDGGAAKRFFLLGTDYVYPRTTNKILRAFLHSKGVEDKDIEEVYTPFGHSDYQTIVANIKKFSAGGKTAVVSTINGDSNVPFYKELANQGLKATDVPVVAFSVGEEELRGIDTKPLVGNLAAWNYFESVDNLTNQAFVADYKAYAKAHKLPNADTVVTNDPMEATYVGIHMWAQAVEKAGTTDVDKVRAAMAGQSFKAPSGFTLTMDATNHHLHKPVMIGEIEGNGQFNVVWQTEQPVRAQPWSPFIAGNDKKPDQPMKTASN; this is translated from the coding sequence ATGCAGCGTCGTACCTTATTAAAAGCCTTTGCGTTATCCGCGTCCGTCGTAGCGATGGGCATGAGTTTTGGCGTGCAGGCGGCCGATACCATCAAAGTGGGGATCATGCATTCTCTTTCCGGCACGATGGCCATCTCCGAGACCCCGCTGAAGGATGTCGCCCTGATGACGATTGATGAAATCAACGCCAAAGGCGGCGTGCTGGGTAAGAAACTGGAGCCGGTGGTGGTGGACCCGGCCTCAAACTGGCCGCTGTTTGCCGAGAAAGCGCGCCAGCTGTTGAGTCAGGATAAAGTGGCTGTGGTATTCGGCTGCTGGACGTCTGTTTCGCGCAAATCCGTACTGCCGGTCTTTGAGGAGCTGAACGGCCTGCTGTTCTATCCGGTGCAGTATGAGGGCGAGGAAATGTCGCCAAACGTCTTCTATACCGGCGCGGCGCCGAACCAGCAGGCGATCCCGGCGGTGGAATACCTGATGAGTGAAGACGGCGGCGCGGCGAAGCGCTTCTTCCTGCTGGGCACCGATTACGTTTACCCGCGCACCACCAACAAGATCCTGCGCGCGTTCCTGCATTCGAAAGGGGTGGAGGATAAGGATATTGAAGAGGTTTACACCCCGTTTGGCCATAGCGACTACCAGACCATCGTCGCCAATATCAAAAAATTCTCAGCGGGCGGCAAAACCGCCGTGGTGTCGACCATCAACGGCGATTCCAACGTGCCATTCTACAAAGAGCTGGCTAACCAGGGACTGAAGGCGACGGACGTGCCGGTGGTGGCGTTCTCCGTGGGTGAAGAAGAGCTGCGCGGGATCGACACCAAACCGCTGGTGGGCAACCTGGCGGCATGGAACTACTTTGAATCCGTGGATAATCTGACAAACCAGGCCTTCGTGGCGGATTACAAAGCCTATGCCAAAGCGCATAAGCTGCCGAACGCCGATACCGTGGTGACCAACGATCCGATGGAAGCGACTTACGTGGGGATTCATATGTGGGCGCAGGCGGTGGAAAAAGCGGGCACTACCGACGTGGATAAAGTGCGTGCGGCGATGGCCGGTCAGTCCTTTAAGGCGCCGTCAGGCTTTACGCTCACCATGGATGCCACCAACCACCATCTTCATAAGCCGGTCATGATCGGTGAAATCGAAGGCAACGGTCAGTTCAACGTGGTGTGGCAGACGGAGCAGCCGGTACGCGCCCAGCCGTGGAGCCCGTTCATCGCCGGGAATGACAAAAAGCCCGACCAGCCGATGAAAACCGCCAGCAACTAA
- the marB gene encoding multiple antibiotic resistance protein MarB, whose product MKVIASAALALLVLFSSQTFAEQTPRATQQNNPDTMILPSAHDQSPYDFNHMGAGSDKSDELGVPYYNQHGL is encoded by the coding sequence ATGAAAGTTATCGCCTCCGCCGCCCTCGCCTTGCTGGTGCTGTTCTCCAGCCAGACCTTCGCGGAGCAAACCCCTCGTGCAACGCAGCAAAATAATCCTGATACGATGATTTTGCCGTCAGCACATGACCAGTCGCCTTATGATTTCAACCATATGGGTGCTGGTAGCGACAAATCCGACGAATTAGGCGTGCCTTATTATAATCAGCACGGCCTCTGA
- the urtE gene encoding urea ABC transporter ATP-binding subunit UrtE, with the protein MLQVNELNQYYGGSHILRGVSFEANTGEVTCLLGRNGVGKTTLLKCLMGLIPAKTGEVIWQGKKITHSRPHQRVQTGVAYVPQGREIFSRLTVEENLLLGLSRFSAREAKQVPEEIWQLFPVLKEMKHRRGGDLSGGQQQQLAIGRALASRPQLLILDEPTEGIQPSVIKEIGQVIRTLADRGDMAILLVEQFYDFAAELADSYLLMSRGTIIQRGRGENMEQEGVRGLVAI; encoded by the coding sequence ATGTTACAGGTCAACGAACTGAATCAGTATTACGGCGGCAGCCATATCCTGCGCGGCGTGAGCTTTGAGGCTAACACTGGCGAAGTCACCTGCCTGCTGGGGCGCAACGGCGTCGGGAAAACCACGCTGCTGAAGTGTCTGATGGGGCTGATCCCGGCGAAAACCGGGGAGGTCATCTGGCAGGGTAAAAAGATTACCCACAGCAGGCCGCATCAGCGGGTGCAGACTGGCGTGGCGTATGTTCCGCAGGGGCGCGAGATTTTCTCGCGCCTGACCGTGGAAGAGAACCTTCTGCTGGGGCTGTCGCGATTTTCCGCCCGCGAGGCGAAGCAGGTGCCCGAAGAGATCTGGCAGCTGTTCCCGGTGCTTAAAGAGATGAAGCATCGTCGCGGGGGCGATCTCTCCGGCGGGCAACAGCAGCAGCTGGCGATTGGGCGCGCGCTGGCGAGTCGTCCGCAGCTGCTGATTCTGGATGAGCCGACCGAAGGCATACAGCCGTCGGTGATTAAAGAGATTGGTCAGGTGATCCGCACTCTGGCGGACCGGGGGGATATGGCGATCCTGCTGGTTGAGCAATTTTACGACTTTGCCGCCGAGCTGGCAGACAGCTATCTGCTAATGTCGCGCGGCACCATTATTCAGCGCGGACGGGGTGAGAACATGGAGCAGGAGGGCGTGCGCGGCCTGGTTGCGATCTGA
- a CDS encoding cobalamin-independent methionine synthase II family protein: MQRHHAPYRADVVGSFLRPDAIKQARLKFASGEIDAGQLRAVEDEAIRHVVEQQCACGLHVVTDGEFRRAWWHFDFFDGLQGVERYDSQQGIQFNGVQTKAHGVRVTGKLGFGDHPMLEDFRYLKSISGNAQPKMTIPSPSVLHFRGGRKDIDATVYPDLNVYFDDLATTWRDAIRAFYDAGCRYLQLDDTVWAYLCSDDQRRQIRERGVDADELARIYARVLNKALEGKPDDLTIGLHVCRGNFRSTWISEGGYEPVAEVLFGTVNVDAFFLEYDNDRSGDFAPLRFVRPGKQQVVLGLITTKNGELENPGGIKARLEEAARYVAKEQICLSPQCGFASTEEGNSLSETQQWDKVRLVTQIASEVW; this comes from the coding sequence ATGCAACGACACCACGCCCCGTACCGCGCCGATGTAGTCGGCAGTTTTTTACGCCCGGATGCCATCAAACAGGCGCGCCTGAAGTTCGCCAGCGGCGAAATCGATGCCGGACAGCTTCGCGCGGTAGAGGATGAGGCCATTCGCCACGTCGTTGAGCAGCAGTGTGCGTGCGGCCTGCACGTGGTCACCGACGGCGAGTTTCGTCGTGCCTGGTGGCACTTCGACTTCTTCGACGGACTGCAGGGCGTTGAACGTTACGATTCACAGCAGGGCATCCAGTTTAACGGGGTGCAAACCAAAGCCCACGGTGTGCGCGTCACCGGCAAGCTGGGATTCGGTGACCATCCAATGCTCGAAGATTTTCGCTATCTGAAAAGCATCAGCGGGAACGCCCAGCCGAAAATGACCATTCCCAGCCCGAGCGTGCTCCATTTCCGCGGCGGTCGCAAAGACATTGATGCGACAGTGTATCCGGACCTGAACGTCTATTTCGACGATTTGGCCACCACCTGGCGTGATGCCATTCGCGCTTTCTATGACGCGGGCTGCCGTTATCTGCAGCTGGATGACACCGTCTGGGCCTATCTCTGTTCGGACGATCAGCGCCGTCAGATCCGCGAGCGAGGCGTTGATGCCGATGAGCTGGCGCGCATCTATGCCCGCGTTCTGAACAAGGCGCTGGAAGGCAAGCCGGACGATCTGACCATCGGGCTGCACGTTTGTCGCGGTAACTTCCGTTCTACCTGGATCTCCGAAGGTGGCTATGAGCCGGTGGCGGAAGTGCTGTTCGGGACGGTCAACGTTGACGCGTTCTTCCTTGAATATGATAACGACCGCAGCGGGGATTTCGCGCCATTGCGCTTTGTTCGACCGGGCAAGCAGCAGGTGGTGCTGGGGCTGATTACCACGAAAAACGGCGAGCTGGAGAACCCGGGAGGAATTAAAGCTCGTCTGGAAGAGGCGGCGAGATACGTGGCAAAAGAGCAGATCTGCCTCAGCCCGCAGTGCGGCTTTGCCTCTACCGAAGAGGGCAACAGCCTGAGCGAAACCCAGCAGTGGGACAAAGTCCGTCTGGTCACGCAGATCGCCAGCGAAGTCTGGTAA
- the ydeE gene encoding efflux MFS transporter YdeE gives MKPSLRRSTAALLASSLLLTIGRGATLPFMTIYLTRVYSMSVENIGYALTIALTIGVVFSLGFGILADKFDKKRYMLIAIVAFIAGFVAIPLVDNVTLVVLFFALINCAYSVFSTVLKAWFSDVLTASQKARVFSLNYSFLNIGWTIGPPIGTLLVMYSLQLPFWLAAFCAALPLGFIHFFVQKSVALDTTEEKTPWQPSVLLKDRALFWYTLSGLLASYVGGSFASCISQYVLAAHADSDFAEKVVAVVLPVNAAVVVTLQYALGRKISASNIRPLMTLATLFFIVGLGGFMLSGENLVYWGIAAAIFTLGEIIYAPGEYMLIDNIAPPGMKASYFSAQALGWLGAAANPMITGIILTNLPHWSLFVIMMVAIVVAWLMILRGMSVKSWCESPKAA, from the coding sequence ATGAAACCATCTCTCAGGCGCTCAACCGCAGCGCTGCTGGCATCGTCATTGTTGTTAACCATTGGTCGAGGGGCAACGCTGCCGTTTATGACCATCTATCTCACGCGCGTCTACAGCATGAGCGTCGAGAATATTGGTTATGCCCTGACGATTGCGCTGACTATCGGCGTGGTGTTCAGCCTGGGATTTGGCATTCTTGCCGATAAGTTTGATAAAAAACGCTACATGCTGATCGCCATCGTGGCCTTTATCGCCGGCTTTGTCGCGATCCCGCTGGTCGATAACGTCACGCTGGTGGTGTTGTTCTTTGCGCTGATCAACTGCGCCTATTCCGTCTTTTCGACGGTGCTGAAGGCCTGGTTCTCCGACGTGCTCACCGCGAGCCAGAAAGCGCGCGTCTTCTCGCTGAACTACAGCTTCCTGAACATTGGCTGGACGATCGGACCACCAATTGGCACCCTGCTGGTGATGTACAGCCTGCAGCTACCGTTCTGGCTGGCGGCCTTCTGCGCCGCGCTGCCGCTGGGCTTTATCCATTTCTTTGTGCAAAAAAGCGTGGCGCTCGATACTACCGAGGAGAAGACGCCCTGGCAGCCGTCGGTATTACTGAAAGACCGCGCGCTGTTCTGGTACACACTCTCTGGCCTGCTGGCGTCCTACGTGGGCGGGTCGTTCGCGAGCTGTATTTCGCAATACGTTCTGGCCGCGCATGCGGACAGTGATTTCGCCGAAAAGGTGGTGGCCGTGGTGCTCCCGGTCAACGCCGCCGTGGTGGTGACGCTGCAATATGCGCTGGGCCGCAAAATCTCAGCCAGCAATATCCGCCCGCTGATGACCCTCGCCACCCTGTTTTTTATCGTGGGGCTGGGCGGCTTTATGCTCTCCGGAGAGAACCTGGTCTACTGGGGCATTGCTGCCGCCATTTTCACGCTGGGTGAGATTATCTATGCGCCGGGTGAATACATGCTGATCGACAACATTGCGCCACCGGGAATGAAGGCGAGCTATTTCTCCGCGCAGGCGCTGGGTTGGCTCGGCGCGGCGGCAAACCCGATGATCACCGGTATCATCCTGACCAACCTGCCGCACTGGTCCTTGTTTGTCATCATGATGGTCGCCATTGTTGTCGCATGGCTGATGATTTTGCGCGGGATGAGCGTGAAGTCGTGGTGCGAGTCGCCCAAAGCGGCGTAG
- the urtB gene encoding urea ABC transporter permease subunit UrtB: MNAMRLFIALVWLSGLLPGMAQASDADRFVAASRSQQADLLTQWAAAPDASRLPLLEALQKENLYVDTQKHAFAQRNGNVIPLGESQMAEGPTKAVRLTNRLRVLAATAIATHQLVSDSVTERRSAARQLQRDAQPGMLAFLEKRVNEETDAVARQALLLAVANLQLASPLAEVRRKAVELLGHSDDPDVESRLTPFTQPQTEPDSGVRAAAEESLSQIQHRLMWGDLLGQAFMGLSLGSVLLLAALGLAITYGLLGVINMAHGEMLMLGAYATWMVQQAMAGLAPQWLALYPVIALPVAFCLTAGIGMVLERTVIRHLYGRPLETLLATWGISLMLIQLVRMTFGAQNLEVANPAWLSGGVQVFANLTLPWNRIVVLGFVLLVLFFTWLILNKTRLGLNVRAVTQNRSMAACCGVPTGRVDMLAFGLGSGIAGLGGVALSQLGNVGPELGQGYIIDSFLVVVLGGVGQLAGSVAAAFGLGIFNKILEPQMGAVLGKIVILVAIVLFIQKRPQGLFALKGRVID; the protein is encoded by the coding sequence ATGAACGCCATGCGCCTGTTCATCGCTCTTGTATGGCTTTCCGGACTGCTGCCAGGGATGGCGCAGGCATCGGATGCCGATCGTTTTGTTGCCGCCAGCCGCAGCCAGCAGGCGGATTTGTTGACGCAGTGGGCCGCCGCGCCGGACGCGTCAAGACTGCCGCTCCTTGAGGCGCTGCAAAAAGAAAACCTCTACGTCGATACGCAAAAGCACGCCTTTGCACAACGCAATGGTAACGTCATCCCGCTGGGGGAAAGTCAGATGGCAGAGGGCCCAACCAAAGCCGTTCGTCTGACCAACCGGCTGCGCGTACTGGCCGCCACGGCCATCGCGACGCATCAGCTGGTGAGTGACAGCGTCACCGAAAGGCGATCGGCGGCACGTCAGCTTCAGCGGGATGCCCAGCCCGGGATGCTCGCTTTTCTGGAAAAGCGGGTAAACGAAGAAACGGACGCGGTGGCGCGTCAGGCGCTGCTGCTGGCGGTGGCAAATCTCCAGCTAGCCAGCCCGCTGGCCGAGGTGCGCCGCAAGGCTGTTGAATTATTAGGGCACTCTGACGATCCGGACGTGGAGTCCAGACTTACCCCGTTTACCCAGCCACAGACAGAGCCGGATAGCGGCGTTCGAGCGGCCGCCGAAGAGAGTCTTAGCCAGATCCAGCACCGCCTGATGTGGGGCGATCTGCTGGGCCAGGCGTTTATGGGGCTGTCCCTGGGGTCGGTGCTGCTGCTGGCGGCGCTGGGGCTTGCCATCACCTACGGCCTGCTGGGGGTCATCAATATGGCGCACGGCGAAATGCTGATGCTGGGCGCGTATGCCACGTGGATGGTGCAGCAGGCGATGGCCGGGCTTGCGCCCCAGTGGCTGGCGCTCTATCCCGTTATCGCGCTGCCGGTCGCGTTCTGCCTGACGGCGGGCATCGGGATGGTGCTGGAGCGCACCGTGATTCGCCATTTGTACGGTCGTCCACTGGAAACGCTGCTGGCGACGTGGGGCATCAGCCTGATGCTTATCCAGTTGGTGCGCATGACCTTTGGCGCCCAGAACCTCGAGGTGGCGAACCCGGCATGGCTGTCCGGCGGGGTGCAGGTTTTTGCCAACCTGACGCTGCCATGGAACCGCATTGTGGTGCTGGGCTTCGTGCTGCTGGTGCTGTTCTTCACCTGGCTCATTCTGAACAAAACCCGTCTGGGGCTCAACGTGCGGGCGGTGACGCAAAACCGCAGCATGGCCGCCTGCTGTGGGGTACCGACAGGGCGCGTCGATATGCTGGCGTTTGGGCTTGGCTCCGGGATTGCGGGGTTAGGCGGCGTGGCGCTATCACAGCTCGGTAACGTCGGGCCGGAGCTGGGCCAGGGCTATATCATCGACTCCTTCCTTGTGGTGGTGCTCGGAGGTGTAGGCCAGCTGGCAGGCAGCGTGGCCGCGGCGTTTGGTCTGGGGATCTTTAATAAAATCCTTGAACCACAGATGGGTGCGGTGCTGGGCAAGATCGTGATTCTGGTGGCGATCGTGCTGTTTATTCAGAAACGCCCCCAGGGGCTGTTTGCGCTGAAAGGGAGGGTGATTGACTGA
- the eamA gene encoding O-acetylserine/cysteine exporter yields the protein MTRKDGLLALLVVVVWGLNFVVIKLGLHNMPPLMLAGLRFMLVAFPAIFFVARPKIPLKLLLGYGLTISFGQFAFLFCAIKFGMPAGLASLVLQAQAFFTIILGAFVFGERLQGKQLAGITLAVFGVLVLIEASLNGQHVALLGFMLTLAAGLSWACGNIFNKLIMQHEARPAVMSLVVWSALIPVIPFLLASSILDGPAVMLNSLVDIDMTTILSLVYLAFVATIVGYGIWGSLLGRYETWRVAPLSLLVPVVGLASAALLLDETLSALQLFGAVLIMAGLYINVFGLRVRRTTRVSEKA from the coding sequence ATGACGCGTAAAGACGGGCTGCTGGCGTTGCTGGTGGTCGTAGTATGGGGGCTCAACTTTGTGGTCATTAAGCTGGGGCTGCACAACATGCCGCCGCTGATGCTGGCCGGTTTACGCTTTATGCTGGTCGCTTTTCCGGCCATCTTCTTTGTCGCCCGCCCGAAGATCCCATTGAAACTGCTGCTGGGCTACGGTCTGACCATTAGCTTTGGCCAGTTCGCGTTTCTCTTCTGCGCCATCAAGTTCGGTATGCCGGCGGGTCTTGCCTCGCTGGTGTTACAGGCGCAGGCGTTCTTTACCATTATTCTCGGGGCGTTCGTGTTTGGCGAGCGTCTGCAGGGCAAACAGCTGGCGGGGATCACCCTGGCGGTGTTCGGCGTGCTGGTGCTGATCGAGGCCAGCCTGAATGGTCAGCATGTGGCGCTGCTCGGGTTTATGTTGACGCTGGCGGCGGGGCTGAGCTGGGCCTGCGGGAATATCTTCAACAAGCTGATCATGCAGCACGAGGCGCGCCCGGCGGTGATGTCGCTGGTGGTGTGGAGCGCACTGATCCCGGTTATTCCGTTTCTGCTGGCGTCGAGTATTCTGGACGGTCCGGCGGTGATGTTGAACAGTCTGGTTGACATCGATATGACCACGATCCTTTCTCTTGTCTATCTGGCCTTTGTCGCTACCATTGTGGGCTACGGGATCTGGGGATCGCTGCTGGGACGGTATGAAACCTGGCGCGTCGCACCGTTATCTCTGCTGGTACCGGTGGTAGGGCTTGCCAGTGCGGCACTCTTACTGGATGAAACGCTAAGCGCGCTGCAGCTGTTTGGCGCCGTGCTGATCATGGCCGGGCTGTACATTAACGTGTTTGGTCTGCGGGTTCGTCGGACGACGCGGGTAAGCGAAAAGGCATAA
- the marA gene encoding MDR efflux pump AcrAB transcriptional activator MarA, translating to MSRRNTDAITIHSILDWIEDNLESPLSLEKVSERSGYSKWHLQRMFKKETGHSLGQYIRSRKLTEIAQKLKESNEPILYLAERYGFESQQTLTRTFKNYFDVPPHKYRITSVPGESRYLYPLKHCS from the coding sequence ATGTCCAGACGCAATACTGACGCTATTACCATTCATAGCATTTTGGACTGGATCGAAGATAACCTGGAATCGCCGCTCTCCCTTGAAAAAGTGTCAGAGCGTTCGGGTTACTCCAAATGGCACCTGCAACGGATGTTCAAAAAAGAGACCGGTCATTCATTAGGTCAATATATTCGCAGCCGCAAGCTGACGGAAATTGCCCAGAAACTGAAAGAAAGCAATGAGCCGATCCTTTATCTGGCGGAGCGTTACGGATTTGAATCGCAGCAAACCCTGACGCGTACGTTCAAGAACTATTTTGACGTGCCGCCTCATAAGTACCGAATCACCAGCGTGCCGGGCGAATCCCGATACCTGTATCCGTTAAAACACTGTAGTTAA
- the zinT gene encoding metal-binding protein ZinT produces the protein MTAHIGKFAMTLGALLVSGQLFAHSHGHQMTEAEQKAANGVFEDKDVKDRTLSDWDGTWQSVYPFLLDGSLDPVFKQKAQKDKSKTFDEVKAYYRTGYATDVDAIGIENNVMEFHQGKAVSRCQYDYSGYKILTYASGKKGVRYLFECKDAASKAPKFVQFSDHTIGPKASSHFHIFMGNISHEALLKEMNNWPTYYPNEMYKEQVVEEMLHH, from the coding sequence TTGACTGCACATATTGGAAAATTTGCCATGACTCTGGGGGCGCTGCTGGTCAGCGGCCAGTTGTTTGCTCACTCGCACGGCCATCAGATGACTGAAGCGGAACAGAAAGCGGCGAACGGCGTGTTTGAGGATAAAGACGTGAAGGACAGAACGCTGTCTGACTGGGACGGGACCTGGCAGTCGGTCTATCCGTTCCTGCTTGATGGTTCGCTCGATCCGGTCTTTAAACAGAAAGCGCAGAAAGACAAAAGTAAAACCTTTGACGAGGTGAAAGCCTACTACCGAACGGGTTATGCGACGGACGTGGATGCCATCGGCATCGAAAATAACGTGATGGAGTTCCATCAGGGTAAAGCAGTCAGCCGTTGTCAGTATGATTACAGCGGCTACAAAATTCTGACCTACGCGTCAGGTAAGAAAGGCGTTCGCTATCTGTTTGAGTGTAAGGATGCCGCTAGCAAGGCGCCGAAGTTCGTGCAGTTCAGCGACCATACCATCGGACCGAAGGCCTCGTCTCACTTCCATATTTTCATGGGCAATATCTCCCACGAGGCGCTGCTGAAAGAGATGAATAACTGGCCGACCTATTACCCGAACGAGATGTATAAAGAGCAGGTGGTGGAGGAGATGTTGCACCACTGA
- the urtD gene encoding urea ABC transporter ATP-binding protein UrtD → MQPAEGLFTRQLPGDRYREQTDPVLQLEAINVNFDGFQALTDLSLNIGVGELRCVIGPNGAGKTTLMDVITGKTRPESGRAIYDQSIDLTALEPAAIARQGIGRKFQKPTVFEALTVWENLEIAMKTDKSVWASLRATLNGEQRDRIDEMLVLLRLSSERDRRAGLLSHGQKQFLEIGMLLVQDPHLLLLDEPAAGMTDAETEYTAELFKTLAGKHSLMVVEHDMGFVETIADHVTVLHQGRVLAEGSLREVQANEQVIEVYLGR, encoded by the coding sequence ATGCAGCCAGCCGAAGGGTTATTTACCCGCCAGTTGCCCGGCGATCGTTACCGCGAGCAGACCGACCCGGTGCTTCAGCTTGAGGCGATTAACGTCAATTTTGATGGCTTTCAGGCCCTGACCGATCTCTCGCTGAATATCGGCGTGGGTGAGCTGCGCTGCGTGATCGGCCCCAACGGAGCCGGTAAAACCACGCTGATGGACGTCATCACCGGCAAAACGCGTCCAGAGAGCGGCAGGGCGATTTACGATCAGTCCATCGATCTGACCGCGCTGGAGCCTGCGGCCATTGCCCGCCAGGGGATCGGGCGTAAATTCCAGAAACCCACCGTTTTTGAAGCGCTGACGGTGTGGGAAAACCTGGAGATCGCCATGAAAACCGATAAGTCCGTCTGGGCGAGCCTGCGGGCAACGCTCAACGGTGAACAGCGCGACCGGATCGATGAGATGCTGGTTTTGCTGCGCCTTAGCAGCGAGCGCGACCGCCGCGCCGGGCTGCTTTCGCACGGACAAAAGCAGTTTCTGGAAATCGGTATGCTGCTGGTGCAGGACCCGCATCTGCTGCTGTTGGATGAACCCGCCGCCGGGATGACCGACGCGGAAACGGAATATACCGCCGAGCTGTTCAAAACGCTGGCGGGCAAGCACTCCCTGATGGTGGTGGAGCACGATATGGGCTTTGTTGAAACCATCGCCGACCATGTGACGGTGCTGCATCAGGGGCGGGTGCTGGCGGAAGGGTCGCTTCGCGAGGTGCAGGCTAACGAGCAGGTGATTGAGGTCTATCTGGGACGTTAA